From the genome of Pseudoxanthomonas sp.:
TCGACGATGCGCCGATCCTACGGAGCAGGCAGGACCGGGCGGAAATCGCGATTTCTAATGGGCTGCAACAGGCGATTCAATTTCTGCGGTGCAGCAATGCTTGAACGGCGACAAGCCATCGCACGCTCCAGCGACACCACGGAGCCAGCTGACCATGCATGAAGGACGCTCCCGAGAACGAGTCCATGCGCTGGACGCCGCACATTCGCGACGCACACCATTGGAGGGCATCGATCGCCGCGGCAGGGCGATAGGCAGTGACCACAGGCAAGCCACGCGACACTCGCGCCCGCGCCGTCCCGATCTCGCTACGCGCTGCACTGCTGGTCGCGAAGTGAGCGGAATGGCCAAGAGAAAAACCGCACCCGGAGATCACCGGGCGCGGCTTGGATGCGGCAGGTGCATGCGGTGCCGGCATTGGCCGCCGCCATCGGCACGCGGGCTACAGCCCGGCAGCGCCGCCCTTGTCCTGGGCCACCCGCTTGGACGGCAACCGCACGGTCGCGCCACCGGCGGTCCAGATGTGGCCGTCGATGGTTTCCACCCACCAGGCCAGTTCCACGTACGGCTGGCCATCGCGGAAGTACTTGTCGTAGACGTAGGACCTGACGATGGCGACATCGCCGGTGAGCCCGTGGGCATCCACGTCGCGTCCCTTCAGGAACGGGACCTTGTCCAGGAAGTGCTGCGCATCGGGATTGACCGGCACCGGCATGCCGAACTGGGCATGCAGCGTGGCCGGCATGATCCCCCAGCGCAGGTTGCTGATCCAACCGGCGTCGCCCATCCAGTTGTTGATGTGGTGGATGGCCGAATCGCGGCCGATGTAGTTCAGCAGGGGCGCACGCTCCTTGCCCTTCTTCTTGTGGATGTCGGTGGTATCGATGGCGCCGTCATCCTTGCCGCCGCCCGGGGCCTGCGCCATCGCGTTGTCGGGCACTGCCGGCACGTTGTCGGCCTGGTTGGCCATCCGATAGATGCCATCGTCACCGCGGACCATCTTCTTGAAGGTCTTCGGATTCATCACCTCATGCTTGAGCGTGCGGTTGCCGCCCACGCCCATCCCGTACGGCGCGACGGGGATGATGAACGCATCGAACGGGCCATCCAGGGTCCACGCTGGCTGGTCGCCAACCTTGACGTCCTCCCAGTAGCGCGGCGTGGCGCCACGCACTTCCTCATTCGCCCAGATCTTGCGGATCGTCTGCCAATCGGCATCGGTGTAGAGGTGCTGCGGCCGCTGGGTCCAGGTGGGCGCCTTCCACATCTGCATGAAGTCGAGCTTGCCGGCCGGCTTCTTCTCCGGGCGGTAGATGCTCACCGTCTCCATCACCCGGAACACCACGTCCTCGACTTTCTCGCCGCGCTGGTTGTAGATGCTGCCCTCGGTGCGGATCACGATATCGCGCGCGTAAGCGCCTTCGGTCGGGGTCAGGTCGGACAAATCGCGGCGGTTGGCCACCAGGTACAACTGGTCGCCCGGATAGACCGGCTTGTACGACGTGATGCTGTGGTTGAGCTGGGAGACCTGCAGCTTGTCGCGCGCCTCGCCCGGGTAGGGAACCATGAAGGTGTCGTCGTGGGCGGCGAAGGTCGGGAAGGCGAAGATGTCCCGGTAGCCCAGCGCGCGCGCGTAGGCGGCGTCGTTGAGCACGCGGTTGTCCGGATCGTACTTCTGGTTGTCGTAGCGGACCATCGCCTCGGTGACGGTGATCGGCCCACGCACGCCGGGCGTGCCGGCCGGCAGGTTGCCGTGGATCATCGCCTGCACGTCGATCGGTCCGCGTTGCAGCAGGGCCTGGTTGTCGGCCAGGTACTTGCCGACCAGGCTGGCCTCGCGTTCGCTGGGCACGCCGGGATGGACCCGCACGAAATCGCGGTCCTGCGTCGTCGCGCTTGCGGCGACGGCATCGGCATAGGCATGCCCGGACTGGCTGGCCAGCGGCAGCATCGCCGCGACCAGGATTGCGCCAGCGAGGCGTGTGACGAAACGCCCGTGACCGGGTACTTGCTTGGACTGCATGGGTTGTCTCCCTAGAAGGGCGCGGGCGCCGCCGGAGCCTCGGCTGCCGGCCACGCATCGCGCCTGGATGATGTCGGCGGCCCCCGCTCCCAGGGTGCCCCGCCGATGCTCACCCTAGTCAGCCCGGCCTGGTGTCGGAAATGGCGTCTCGCGCTGGCAGCAATCGGCACTGCCGATACCTGTCACGGTCGGCCACATGCCGCGACGGGAGGTGACTGGCGCCGGCCGCCACCCCCGCGGCATGCGGGATGCATCGCGTTCGCGGTTCTGCGGTATCGGCTTAAACGATTGGTGCCGGTGCCAGGCAACTCCCAGTATCGGCTGCAGCAAAAATTCCCGCGATTACCCGTTACTCATCTAGCCTGGGAGGGCACTGAAACATGGCATCCGTCACTGGGGTTTCCACCCCGCAACAGGCCGGTACCGCCACCGGCCTGTCCTTGATCCTGCCGGTCGCACTGTCGACCATGGGCGCGGTGCTGCTCGCACCGATCGTGCCCAAGTTGTTCGAGCAGTTCCACGACGTTCCCAATGCCAACTACTGGGTGCCGGCGCTGCTGTCGGTACCTGCATTGTGCATCGCGCTGTTCTCGCCGTTCGTGGGCGCGCTGGCCGACCGCATCGGCCGACGCCGGTTGCTGATTGCCTCGATGATCATCTATTCGTTCTGCGGGATGGCGCCGCTGGTGCTGGACGACTTCGTCGCGCTGTTCGCCAGCCGCATCGGCGTGGGCATCTGCGAAGCGGTGGTGATGACCTGCAGCACCGCGCTGATCGGCGACTGCTTCGCGCCCGCACAGCGTGACCGCTGGCTCGGTAGCCAGGCTGCGACGGCCGCGATTACCGCGTTCTGCATGTTTCCGCTCGCCGGAAAGCTCGGTGACCTGTGGGGCTGGCGCGGCCCGTTCCTGATCTATGGCAGCGGCCTGCTGTTCCTGATCGGCATCCTGCTGTTTACCCGCGAACCCAAGCGCAGCGAAGCCTTTGGCCTGGACGAATCGTTCGCCGGCAGCGCCCCGTCCGGTGCGTTCCCGTGGCGCCATATGCTCACCGTTTGCATCATCACCGTGGTCGGCGGCGTGCTGTTCTACATCCTGCAGTTCCAGATGGCCTCGGCGATGCAGGCACTGGGCGTCAAGAACGCCACCAACACGGGCCTGCTGATCTCCATCGCCAGCCTCGGCGTGCCGGTTGGCGCGATCACCTTCGGCTACATCAAGCGCTCGCTCCGCATCCGCTCGTTGCTGCTGCTGGAATTCGCGATGATGGCGATCGGCTTCTACGGCATGTGCAAGGCCACCAGCCCGCAGGTGTTCATCATCCCCGGCATCATCAACCAGATCGGCGCCGGCCTGATGCTGCCGACCCTGCTGACCTGGGGCATGCAGCCGTTGAGCTTCGAGAACCGCGCCCGCGGCACCGGCATCTGGCAGGGGACCTTTGCGGTGGCGCAGTTCTTCAGCACCCTGGCCTTCTCGTTCGTGATGGCCCGGGTCAGCGGCCTGCAACCGGCGTTCGGCGTGTTCGCCGGGGTGGCGGCGGTCAGCGTCGTGCTGATCGTGCTGTTCTCGCGCTTCATCACCGGCCGCGCCGATGGCGCCAGGGTGAACCCGGGGCACTGAGCGGCCGGATCGTTCCCGGACACGATCCGGCGGCGGCCTGTCCTTCGTCGCCGGACCGGTCCACTTGGCCGCCCTCGCCGGCGGCCATCTTCATTCTCAGGAGATGCTTCATGTTCGAACCCTTCCCCGGCAATTACGTCTGGAACCTACAGACCAACCTGGCCCTGGTCTGCGGCGGCAACCACGGCGAGATCGACGTGGCCAACCGACCCCTGATCGAAGCGGCCAAGGCCGGCGCCGATGCCGGGTCGGCGGCGCTGTTCGACAGCTGGATCGCGGTCGCCGACCAGGTGACCCGCAATGCCGCGGCCGACGAAGCCGCCGGCTATCGGCTGTCGGCCGGCACCAAATACCTGCGCGCCGCCGGCTACTACCTGGCCGCCGAGCGCATGCAGAGCCGCGACTATGCGCCGCGCTGGATTGCCTACGACAAGGGCCTGGCGCTGTATCACAAGGGTGCGGCGTTGCGCGGCCTGCACATCGAGAAGGTTGAGATTCCCTACGAGGATTCCAGCTACACCGGCATCTTCGTCCACGACGGTAGTGGCACCCCGCGTCCGACCCTGGTCTCGGTCAACGGCCTGGACTCGATGAAAGAGCAGGTCAACATGGCCGGCCATGGCGCCTCCAACCTGGAGCGTGGCATCAACACGCTGTTCGTCGACCAGCCCGGCACCGGCGAGGCGATCCGCAAGCGCGGCCTCACCGCCGTGTTCGATGCCGAGCGCTGGGGCTCGCCGGCGTTCGACTACCTGCTGACCCGCAGCGACGTGATCCCGTCCAGGATCGGCATCTTCGGACTGTCCTTCGGCGGCTACCACGCCCCACGCATCGCCGCCAACGACCCGCGCTATGCGCTGTGCGCGGTGATGGGCGCCAACCACGTCTGGGGTCGACGCCAGCGCGAACGGGTCAGGAACGAGGGTGAAAATCCCGTGCCGCACTATTGGGACCACGTGATGTGGGTGTTCGGTTTCGACGACCGCGACGCGTTCCTGGACTACGCCGACCAGATCACCCTGGATGGCCAGGTCGAGAAGATCAGGGTGCCGTTCCTGGTGACCCATGGCGAGAACGACCGGCAGATCCCCGCCTTCAACGCCCAGCTGTCCTACGACCAGGCGGTCAACTCGCCCAAGCGCGACCTGCGGGTGTTCACCCACGCCGACTTCGAAGTGGAGCATTGCGGTGCCGACAACGGCACCGCAATGCGCGACTACATCGCCGACTGGTGCGCGGAGACGTTCGCGCAGTTGTGATGCGTCGCCGCAGCGCGGGCATCTGCCCGCGCTGCGGGGCTAGTCGGCGTGCAGGCGTGGGCGGTTACGCGCCGGCCGCGCGCAACGGCACCACGCTGGCTGCCGGCTTGGCCGGAACGGCACCCAGCGGATGCACCGCCTCCAGTGACGGAATCTGCCGCGCCATCTCGATGATCCGCTCGCGCACCCACTGGTTGCCCGGGTCCTGGTCGCGATAACGGTGCCACTGCAGCACCTCCACCAGCCTGGGCACCTCGAACAACGGCCGCACCAGCCGGATCGGCAAGCCCTGCAGGAAGGTGCTGGCCATGCGCGCATGCAGCGTGGCGACGCGGCCGGTACCGACCACCAGCTGCGGCAACACATGGAAGGAATTGGTCACCACCTCGACCCGGCGCGCATCCTCGCCGTGCTGGCGGCCAAACCAGGTTTCGAACATCGGCAGTCCCTGGCTGCTGCTCTGGAAGGTGACGTGGCTGGCCGCCAGGTATTGCTCCAGGCTGATGGTGTCGCCGATCTGTTGGTTGTCGCGGGCCACGGCCATCACGTAGCTGTCTTCGAACAGCACCTCGTGTGACTGCGTGATCGACGCCAACTGCTCCGGATGGATGATGAAGTCCACCTCGCCGCTTTCAAGCTGGGCCGGGGCGCGCTCGCTCGGGGCACACAGGCGCCAGGTGATCCCGGGGGCCTTGCTGTGCACGCGCCGCAGCACCTCGCACAGGAACACCGAGGACACATAGTCCGACACGACGATGGTGAAATGCCGGCGCATCGCCAGCGGATCGAAATCCGGGCGGGTCGCGATGGTCGCGTCAATCCGCAACAGCACGTCGTTGACCGGCTCGATCAGGCTTTCGGCCAATGGCGTCAGTTCCATCTTGCGACCGACCTGGACGATCAGCGGATCGTCGAAGTAATCGCGCAACCGCGCCAGGATGCCGCTCATCGCCGACTGGGTGACGTACATCTCCTCGCCGGCGCGGGTGACGTTCTTCTTTTCCAGCAGCACTTTCAGCGCCGACAGCAGATTCAGGTCCAGCTTTTGGTATCGCATTGCTCACTCCGTCCAGCGCGCTTGAGCGCTGTCGGCGAGTCTAGGTCGCGGTCCACGATGCACGCATGCTGCGTCACAGCAATCGAGCAATGGGCGAACGTGATGCTGCGCATCGTGAGGTTCGATTTCCGCCGTATGGCAGCGCTGGCGAAGATGCCTCATCTTCTTCGACGCCTCTCCTATGCACCTGCTTGTTACCGGCACCAACGGCTTCATTGGAACGGCCCTGGTCGCTCGCCTGCTGCGCGACTGGCCCGGTCTTGAGCGATTGACCGCACTCGACCTGAAGGCCCCGGCCTTCACCGATCCGCGCGTGGTTTCCATGCCTGGCGACATCACCGATCCGGCCCTGCTGGCACGTGCTTTTGCCGAGCCGGTGGACGTGGTGTTCCACCTGGCCAGCGTCCCTGGTGGCGCCACCGAGCGCGACCCGGCGCTGGGCTACCGGGTCAACGTCGCCGCCACCGCTGCACTGCTGCAGCACGCGGCCGCCTCCAACGCCCGCTTCGTGTTCGCCAGCTCGATCGCGACGCTGGGTGCGTCCCTGCCTGACATCGTCGACGACAGCACCCCACTGCGCCCGACCATGAGCTACGGCGCGCACAAGCAGATCGGCGAGATCCTGCTGCACGATGCCAGCCGCCGCGGCCAGGTCGATGGCCGTGGCATCCGCCTGCCGGGCATCGTGATGCGTCCGCCGGCACCGGCTGGGCTGCTGTCGGCTTTCATGAGCGACCTGATCCGCGAAACCGCCGCCGGACGTCGCTTCGTCTGCCCGGTTTCGGCCGGCGCCCGGCTCTGGCTCATGTCATCGCAACGCATCGTCGACAATTTGTTGCACGCCGCGCAAATGCCCGATCCGGGCCTGCAAGTGCGCAACTGGACCCTGCCGGCGCTGCTGGTGACCGTGGCCGAACTGGTCGACGCGGTCGGCCGGCAGACCGGCCAGGACGCCGCCGCCCTGGTCGAGTACCAACCCGATCCGGCGCTGGAACAGGCGTTCGGTGCCTACCCCTTGCTGTCCACACCCGCTTCCGAAGCCCTCGGCTTCCAGCACGACGGGGACGCGGTCGCGCTGGTCGCAAGCGCCCTGCAAGCCGACCAGGAGCGCCTCGCCCATGCTTGACCTCGACACCGCCACGACCACCAATCCACTGCACGGCTTCCGCGTGGAGCGCAGCCAGATCCGCAACGTCGGGGTTGGCCTGCAACGCCCCGAATGCATCCTGGCCGAAGCCGACGGCACCTTGTGGACCGCCGATGCGCGCGGCGGGGTGATGCGGATCAATCCGGACGGCCAGCAGCACCTGATCGCCCAGCATGAGGCCGGCAACGACGGCAGCGCCGAGGACCTGATCCTGGGCAAGACCCTGCCCAACGGCATCGCCTTCGACCGCAACGGCGACATCCTGATCGCCAACTTCGGCACCGACGCGATCGAGCTGATGACGCGCGACGGCCAGTCGCGCACGCTCTACACCGAGATCGACGGCCAGCCGCTGGGCAAGATGAACTTCATCCTGACCGACTCGCGCGGCCGGATCTGGTTCACCGTCACCACCCGCCTGCAGCCGTGGACCCGCTCGATCAACGAGAAGGCCCCCGACGGCTATGTCGGCCTGATCGACGAGACCGGCATCCGCGTGGTCGCCGACGGCTTCGTCGGCACCAACGAGATCCGCTTCGACGCCAACGAAGAATGGTTGTACGTGGTCGAATCCAACGCGCGGCGGATCTCGCGGCTGCGGGTGCACGCCGACGGCAGCCTGAGCGACCGCGAAGTGTTCGGCCCGGCCGACCTGGGTGGCACGCCCGACGGCTTCGCCTTCGACGCCTACGGCAACCTGTGGATCACCCTGATCCTGGCCGAGCGGCTGGTCGCGCTGACACCGGAAGGCGAGCTGCTGACCCTGCTCGACGATGGCAAGCCCGAGCAGATCGAGATCTACGACCGCCACTTCTTCGCCGGCACCGTGACCCCGCAGCTGATGGATTCGTGCTCGGGCACGCTGGCGCCGTGGATGGCCAGCCTGACCTTCGGCGGCCCTGACCTGAAGACGGTCTACCTGGGCAGCCTGAAGGGCACCACGCTGGCTTCGTTCCGATCCCCGGTGGCGGGGCTGCCGCTGCCGCACTGGCATGCGCGCCGGACGCGCGCGGGGGAGCCCGCATGATTCTTGAGATCGCCACCTTTGACATCACACCCGGCGGCCAGGCGGGTTTCGAGCAGGCCTTCGCGGAAGCACGCAAGGTCATTGCGCAGGCACAGGGCCACCTGGGCCACGAGCTGCTGCGCTCGCACGAACAGCCGGCCCAGTACGTCCTGCTGGTGCGCTGGGAAACCGTCGAAGACCACACCGAAGGGTTTCGCGGCTCGTCCCTGTTCGGACAGTGGCGCGCGCTGCTGCAACCGTTCTTCGCCACCGCTCCGTCGGTCGGCCATTTCCATTCCATCGCAGCGCGCTGAAGCGCCAGCGATATCGCACACTCCATCACCGGGAACCACACCATGATCCGCCATATCAAGCAGGGCAAGCCGGCCGAGGCAAAGGCCGAACTCAACGCCCAGGTCCGCGACACCGTCGAGAAGATCATCACCGACATCGAAGCGCGCGGCGAAGCGGCGGTGCGCGAGTATTCCGAGAAGTTCGACAAGTGGAACCCGCCGTCGCTGCGGTTGAGCGCCGAGGACATCCAGGCCTGCATCGACAGCCTCTCCCCGCAGGCGATCGAGGACATCAAGTTCGCCCAGGCGCAGATCCGCCGCTTCGCCCAGGTGCAGCTGATGTCGCTGCGCGATGTCGAGGTGGAGACGCTGCCGGGCGTGGTGCTCGGCCACAAGAACATCCCGGTCAACTCGGTGGGCTGCTACATCCCCGGCGGCAAGTACCCGCTGCTGGCCTCGGCGCACATGAGCGTGCTCACCGCCAAGGTCGCCGGCGTCAAGCGCGTGATCGCCTGCGCGCCGCCGTTCGACGGCAAGCCGTCACCGGAAATCATCGCCGCCATGGCGCTGGCCGGGGCCGATGAGATCTACGTGATGGGCGGTGTGCAGGGCGTGGCGGCCATGGCACTGGGCACCGAGAACATCGCCCCGGTGGACATGATCGTCGGCCCGGGCAACGCCTACGTGGCCGAGGCCAAGCGCCAGCTGTTCGGCCGTGTCGGCATCGATCTGTTCGCCGGCCCGACCGAGACCATGGTGATCTGCGATGACAGCGTGGACGCCGAACTGGTCGCCGTGGACCTGCTCGGCCAGGCCGAGCACGGCCCGACCTCGCCGGCCTACTGCCTCACCACCAGCAAGAAGATCGCCGAGGAACTGCCGGGCCAGATCGAGAAAGTGCTGGCGCGCCTGGACACCGCTCCGATCGCCAGCGTTTCCTGGCGCGACTACGGCGAGATCATCCTGTGCGACACCGACGAGGAACTGCTGGCCGAGTCCGAGCGCCTGTGCTCGGAGCACGTGCAGGTAATGACCCGCGACCCTGAGTGGTTCCTGCAGCGGATGACCAGCTACGGCGGCCTGTTCCTGGGCCACCGCACCAACGTGTCCTACGGCGACAAGGTGATCGGCACCAACCACACCCTGCCGACGATGGGCGCTGGCCGCTATACCGGCGGCCTGTGGGTGGGCAAGTTCATCAAGACCCACACCTACCAGCGCATCCTCACCGACGAGGCCAGCGTGGCGATCGGCGAGGTCTGCTCGCGGCTGTGCGCGCTGGAACACTTCTCCGGCCACAAGGAGCAGGCCGACATCCGCGTGCGCCGGCTCGGCAAGCCGCAGGCCGCCTGAAATGACCGCGGACGCACGCGCGGTCGCGGTCGTCACCGGCGGCGCCGGCGGATTGGGTGCGGCAATCTGCCAGTCACTGGCACAGGCGGGACTGCGGGTGGTGGTCACCTACCGCAGCTCGGCCGATGCGGCCAGGGCTTTGGCAGCCACGCTTCCCGGTGACGATCACCTTGCCCTGCCCGCCTCGGTCACCGACAGCACTTCGCTGCAGGCGCTGGCGACGTCGGTGCAGGCCGCCTGCGGCCGCGCCGATGTGCTGGTCAACTGCGCTGGCACCACCCGCTTCGTCGCCCATGCCGACCTGGATGGGCTGGACGACGCGCTGATCGACGAGATCCTCAGCACCAACGTGCGCGGCGCCATCGCCGCCACCCGCGCGTTGTTGCCTTTGCTGCGCGAAAGCCAGCTCACCGGCGGCGGCGTGGTGATCAACATCAGTTCGATCGCCGCGCGCACCGGGATGGGCAGCAACATCGCCTACTGCGCCTCCAAGGCGGCGCTGGACAACCTGACCCTGTCGCTTGCGCGTGCGCTGGCGCCGCAGGTGCGGGTGCTGTCAGTCGCGCCCGGCCTGGTCGATACCGAGTTCGTCAAATCGCTGGACGTGGAATGGCGCGACCGCCAGTGCGCATCCACCCCGCTCGGCCGGCTCGCCGAACCGGCCGAGATCGGCCGTGCGGTGGTGGTGGCAGTACGTGACCTGACCTTCTCCACCGGCTGCATCCTGCCGGTCGATGGCGGCCGCCCGCTTGGGTGAGGACGACCCGCTTGCACGGCACCGCCGCGCGGGTCGCCCGAGCGCCCGGCGCGCTGCGCCGGACCGGGTCGCACCGAGATGCACTTTCCTTCTACCGATGAGAAACCGCCCATGAAACTCGCCTCCCTCCGCAACGGCACCCGCGATGGCCGCCTGGTGGTGGTCTCGCGCGACCTGACCCGCGCGCTCGATGCGACTTACGTGGCCGCGACCATGCGCGCGGCCATCGATGACTGGGCAGTGGCCGAACCGGGCCTGCGCGCGCTGGCCGCCACCCTGGAAGACGGCAGCGCCGACGGCGCATTCGCCTTCGACCCGAGCCAGGCCCTGGCCCCGCTGCCACGCAGTCACCAGTTCGTCGATGCCTCGGCCTTCCTCAACCATGGCGACATCATGGAGCGGGCCTACGACCTGGCGATCAAGAAGACCCCGGGCATGTGCATCCTGGTGCCACGCCAGGGCGACGATTTCCGCGGCCCGCGCGATGACTACGAATTTCCAACCGCCGAAGACCAATGCGATTTCGAAGGCGAGTTCGCGGTGATCACCGACGACGTGCCCATGGGCGCGACGCCGAAAGAAGCACTCACCCACGTCAAGTTGGTGACCATCCTCAACGACGTGAGCATGCGCAAGCATCTGTTCCGCGAGATCTCGCTGGGATTCGGCCTGGTGATGGCCAAGCCGGCGACGATCTTCGCCCCGGTGGCGGTCACCCCCGACGAACTGGGCGAGGCCTGGCACGATGGCCGGGTCCTGCTGGATATGCAGGTCCACCGCAACGGCGAACCGTTCGGTCACCCCAACGGCCGCGGAATGGACTGGAGTTTCGGCGAACTGCTGGCACAGCTGGCCTATAACCGCCGCCTGGGCGCCGGCATGGTGCTGGGATCGGGCACGGTGTCCGACCGCGACTATCGCAACGTCGGTTCGGCCTGCCTGGCCGAGCGACGCGCGCTGGAA
Proteins encoded in this window:
- a CDS encoding NAD-dependent epimerase/dehydratase family protein, yielding MHLLVTGTNGFIGTALVARLLRDWPGLERLTALDLKAPAFTDPRVVSMPGDITDPALLARAFAEPVDVVFHLASVPGGATERDPALGYRVNVAATAALLQHAAASNARFVFASSIATLGASLPDIVDDSTPLRPTMSYGAHKQIGEILLHDASRRGQVDGRGIRLPGIVMRPPAPAGLLSAFMSDLIRETAAGRRFVCPVSAGARLWLMSSQRIVDNLLHAAQMPDPGLQVRNWTLPALLVTVAELVDAVGRQTGQDAAALVEYQPDPALEQAFGAYPLLSTPASEALGFQHDGDAVALVASALQADQERLAHA
- a CDS encoding LysR family transcriptional regulator gives rise to the protein MRYQKLDLNLLSALKVLLEKKNVTRAGEEMYVTQSAMSGILARLRDYFDDPLIVQVGRKMELTPLAESLIEPVNDVLLRIDATIATRPDFDPLAMRRHFTIVVSDYVSSVFLCEVLRRVHSKAPGITWRLCAPSERAPAQLESGEVDFIIHPEQLASITQSHEVLFEDSYVMAVARDNQQIGDTISLEQYLAASHVTFQSSSQGLPMFETWFGRQHGEDARRVEVVTNSFHVLPQLVVGTGRVATLHARMASTFLQGLPIRLVRPLFEVPRLVEVLQWHRYRDQDPGNQWVRERIIEMARQIPSLEAVHPLGAVPAKPAASVVPLRAAGA
- a CDS encoding fumarylacetoacetate hydrolase family protein codes for the protein MKLASLRNGTRDGRLVVVSRDLTRALDATYVAATMRAAIDDWAVAEPGLRALAATLEDGSADGAFAFDPSQALAPLPRSHQFVDASAFLNHGDIMERAYDLAIKKTPGMCILVPRQGDDFRGPRDDYEFPTAEDQCDFEGEFAVITDDVPMGATPKEALTHVKLVTILNDVSMRKHLFREISLGFGLVMAKPATIFAPVAVTPDELGEAWHDGRVLLDMQVHRNGEPFGHPNGRGMDWSFGELLAQLAYNRRLGAGMVLGSGTVSDRDYRNVGSACLAERRALEKLDSGESVTPFMQYGESLQFEVFGLDGQSVFGAIDTRLVPATPANA
- a CDS encoding alpha/beta hydrolase, whose amino-acid sequence is MFEPFPGNYVWNLQTNLALVCGGNHGEIDVANRPLIEAAKAGADAGSAALFDSWIAVADQVTRNAAADEAAGYRLSAGTKYLRAAGYYLAAERMQSRDYAPRWIAYDKGLALYHKGAALRGLHIEKVEIPYEDSSYTGIFVHDGSGTPRPTLVSVNGLDSMKEQVNMAGHGASNLERGINTLFVDQPGTGEAIRKRGLTAVFDAERWGSPAFDYLLTRSDVIPSRIGIFGLSFGGYHAPRIAANDPRYALCAVMGANHVWGRRQRERVRNEGENPVPHYWDHVMWVFGFDDRDAFLDYADQITLDGQVEKIRVPFLVTHGENDRQIPAFNAQLSYDQAVNSPKRDLRVFTHADFEVEHCGADNGTAMRDYIADWCAETFAQL
- a CDS encoding antibiotic biosynthesis monooxygenase is translated as MILEIATFDITPGGQAGFEQAFAEARKVIAQAQGHLGHELLRSHEQPAQYVLLVRWETVEDHTEGFRGSSLFGQWRALLQPFFATAPSVGHFHSIAAR
- a CDS encoding MFS transporter encodes the protein MASVTGVSTPQQAGTATGLSLILPVALSTMGAVLLAPIVPKLFEQFHDVPNANYWVPALLSVPALCIALFSPFVGALADRIGRRRLLIASMIIYSFCGMAPLVLDDFVALFASRIGVGICEAVVMTCSTALIGDCFAPAQRDRWLGSQAATAAITAFCMFPLAGKLGDLWGWRGPFLIYGSGLLFLIGILLFTREPKRSEAFGLDESFAGSAPSGAFPWRHMLTVCIITVVGGVLFYILQFQMASAMQALGVKNATNTGLLISIASLGVPVGAITFGYIKRSLRIRSLLLLEFAMMAIGFYGMCKATSPQVFIIPGIINQIGAGLMLPTLLTWGMQPLSFENRARGTGIWQGTFAVAQFFSTLAFSFVMARVSGLQPAFGVFAGVAAVSVVLIVLFSRFITGRADGARVNPGH
- a CDS encoding SMP-30/gluconolactonase/LRE family protein, translated to MLDLDTATTTNPLHGFRVERSQIRNVGVGLQRPECILAEADGTLWTADARGGVMRINPDGQQHLIAQHEAGNDGSAEDLILGKTLPNGIAFDRNGDILIANFGTDAIELMTRDGQSRTLYTEIDGQPLGKMNFILTDSRGRIWFTVTTRLQPWTRSINEKAPDGYVGLIDETGIRVVADGFVGTNEIRFDANEEWLYVVESNARRISRLRVHADGSLSDREVFGPADLGGTPDGFAFDAYGNLWITLILAERLVALTPEGELLTLLDDGKPEQIEIYDRHFFAGTVTPQLMDSCSGTLAPWMASLTFGGPDLKTVYLGSLKGTTLASFRSPVAGLPLPHWHARRTRAGEPA
- a CDS encoding SDR family oxidoreductase — its product is MTADARAVAVVTGGAGGLGAAICQSLAQAGLRVVVTYRSSADAARALAATLPGDDHLALPASVTDSTSLQALATSVQAACGRADVLVNCAGTTRFVAHADLDGLDDALIDEILSTNVRGAIAATRALLPLLRESQLTGGGVVINISSIAARTGMGSNIAYCASKAALDNLTLSLARALAPQVRVLSVAPGLVDTEFVKSLDVEWRDRQCASTPLGRLAEPAEIGRAVVVAVRDLTFSTGCILPVDGGRPLG
- the hisD gene encoding histidinol dehydrogenase; this encodes MIRHIKQGKPAEAKAELNAQVRDTVEKIITDIEARGEAAVREYSEKFDKWNPPSLRLSAEDIQACIDSLSPQAIEDIKFAQAQIRRFAQVQLMSLRDVEVETLPGVVLGHKNIPVNSVGCYIPGGKYPLLASAHMSVLTAKVAGVKRVIACAPPFDGKPSPEIIAAMALAGADEIYVMGGVQGVAAMALGTENIAPVDMIVGPGNAYVAEAKRQLFGRVGIDLFAGPTETMVICDDSVDAELVAVDLLGQAEHGPTSPAYCLTTSKKIAEELPGQIEKVLARLDTAPIASVSWRDYGEIILCDTDEELLAESERLCSEHVQVMTRDPEWFLQRMTSYGGLFLGHRTNVSYGDKVIGTNHTLPTMGAGRYTGGLWVGKFIKTHTYQRILTDEASVAIGEVCSRLCALEHFSGHKEQADIRVRRLGKPQAA